The Nyctibius grandis isolate bNycGra1 chromosome 3, bNycGra1.pri, whole genome shotgun sequence genome window below encodes:
- the ATXN1 gene encoding ataxin-1: MKSNQERSNECLPPKKREIPATSLPSEVKPILPNENHRADNLAWLPSTPGGQGGLGGRHRPGGTSSVEVGLQQGLHKSLSAGLDYSPPSAPRSVPASTTLPTVYSPALSQSGTPVSPVQYTHLQHTFQFVGPQYSGSYTGFIPSQLISPTANSATGAVAAATAVATTPSQRSQLEAYSTLLASMSGLSQQGHKVEPHLVRTPGLIAAGSPPPTQQNQYVHISSSSQSTVRNVSPPTIPVPLHPHQTVIPHTLTLGPSSQVVVQYTDSGGHFITRDAPKKPESSRLQVMQAKEVLNGEIEKSRRYGISPSADMGLVKAGNKPAPHHYETRHVVVHSSPAEYGVRDSSGVRASVMVVPNSSTPTADMEVQQATNHETSPSALNDKGSLHLGKPAHRSYALSPQQALGHEGVKAVATLSPHTVIQTTHSASEQLPVGLPATAFYAGTQPPVIGYLSGQQQAIGYPGSLPQHLVIPGTQSLLIPVGSADVEPSGVTPAIVTSSPQFAAVPHTFVTTAVPKSENFSAEPLTTQPAYQATMVQAQIHLPVVQSIASPAAAPPTLPPYFMKGSIIQLANGELKKVEDLKTEDFIQSAEISNDLKIDSSTVERIEDSHSPGIAMIQFAVGEHRAQVSVEVLVEYPFFVFGQGWSSCCPERTSQLFDLPCSKLSVGDVCISLTLKNLKNGSIKKGQPMDSASILLKHSKNDSLAGSRHRYAEQENGINQGSAQMLAENGELKFPDKTGLPAAPLLTKTEPSKPPATRKRRWSAPETRKLEKSEEEPPLTLPKPSFIPQEVKICIEGRSNVGK, from the exons ATGAAATCCAACCAAGAGCGGAGCAATGAATGCCTGCCACCTAAGAAGCGAGAAATCCCTGCCACCAGCCTGCCTTCAGAGGTGAAGCCGATCCTGCCAAACGAAAACCACCGTGCGGATAACCTAGCATGGCTCCCCAGCACACCGGGTGGCCAGGGTGGCCTGGGGGGCCGGCACCGGCCCGGGGGGACATCATCGGTGGAGGTGGGCTTGCAGCAGGGTTTGCACAAGTCGCTGTCTGCAGGGCTGGACTATTCACCGCCGAGCGCACCCAGGTCCGTTCCAGCCTCCACCACTCTTCCCACGGTGTACTCGCCCGCCCTCTCCCAGTCAGGGACCCCTGTTTCTCCCGTGCAGTACACGCACCTGCAGCACACCTTCCAGTTTGTCGGGCCCCAGTACAGCGGATCGTACACCGGATTCATCCCCTCACAGCTGATCTCCCCAACGGCCAATTCTGCAACTGGCGCCGTGGCAGCGGCCACGGCCGTTGCGACCACTCCATCCCAGCGCTCCCAGCTGGAGGCTTATTCTACTTTGCTGGCCAGCATGAGCGGCCTAAGCCAGCAGGGACACAAAGTTGAGCCGCACCTGGTCAGGACGCCTGGACTGATCGCTGCCGGGTCTCCTCCACCCACCCAGCAGAACCAGTACGTCCACAtttccagctcttcccagaGCACTGTCAGAAACGTCTCTCCTCCAACCATCCCagtccccctgcacccccatcAGACAGTGATCCCACACACCCTCACCCTCGGCCCTTCCTCCCAAGTGGTGGTGCAGTACACTGACTCAGGGGGCCACTTCATCACCAGGGATGCCCCCAAGAAGCCTGAGAGCAGCCGGCTGCAGGTGATGCAGGCCAAGGAGGTACTGAATGGCGAGATAGAGAAGAGCCGGAGGTACGGCATTTCGCCCTCTGCCGACATGGGTCTAGTCAAAGCAGGCAATAAACCAGCTCCCCATCATTATGAGACCAGGCACGTGGTGGTCCACTCGAGCCCTGCCGAGTACGGCGTGCGGGATTCCTCAGGTGTCCGAGCCTCCGTCATGGTGGTCCCCAACAGCAGCACGCCCACAGCGGACATGGAGGTGCAGCAGGCCACCAATCACGAAACCTCTCCCTCAGCCCTCAACGACAAGGGAAGCTTGCACTTAGGAAAGCCAGCCCACCGGTCCTACGCCTTGTCTCCACAGCAGGCTCTGGGCCACGAGGGCGTGAAGGCAGTGGCCACACTGTCCCCTCACACCGTCATTCAGACCACCCACAGCGCCTCCGAGCAACTCCCCGTCGGGCTGCCGGCGACGGCCTTCTACGCTGGGACCCAGCCGCCGGTGATCGGCTACCTGAGCGGCCAGCAGCAAGCCATCGGGTACCCCGGCAGCCTGCCACAGCACCTGGTGATCCCTGGCACCCAGTCCCTGCTGATACCGGTCGGCAGCGCGGACGTCGAGCCATCAGGAGTCACGCCTGCGATCGTCACGTCGTCTCCCCAGTTTGCAGCAGTGCCTCACACGTTTGTCACCACCGCCGTCCCCAAAAGCGAGAACTTCAGTGCGGAGCCCCTCACCACCCAGCCCGCCTACCAGGCCACCATGGTGCAGGCGCAGATCCACCTGCCCGTGGTGCAGTCCATTGCTTCCCCCGCCGCTGCACCTCCCACGCTGCCCCCCTACTTCATGAAGGGGTCAATCATCCAGCTGGCCAATGGGGAGCTGAAGAAAGTAGAGGACTTGAAAACAGAAGACTTCATACAGAGTGCAGAAATTAGCAATGACCTGAAAATAGACTCCAGCACTGTGGAGAGGATTGAAGACAGCCATAGCCCAGGCATTGCCATGATACAGTTTGCAGTTGGGGAGCATCGAGCACAG GTCAGCGTGGAAGTCTTGGTAGAATAccctttttttgtatttggaCAAGGCTGGTCATCCTGCTGCCCCGAGAGAACCAGCCAGCTCTTTGATTTGCCATGCTCCAAACTCTCGGTGGGGGACGTCTGCATATCGCTTACACTCAAGAACCTGAAGAACGGCTCTATTAAAAAGGGCCAGCCCATGGACTCAGCTAGTATCTTGCTGAAGCATTCAAAGAATGACAGTCTGGCTGGAAGTAGACACAGGTATGCGGAGCAGGAAAACGGGATTAATCAGGGAAGTGCACAGATGTTAGCTGAGAACGGTGAACTGAAGTTTCCGGACAAAACAGGATTGCCTGCAGCACCTTTGCTCACCAAAACAGAACCCAGCAAGCCCCCAGCAacgaggaagaggaggtggtCAGCCCCCGAAACACGAAAACTAGAGAAATCAGAAGAGGAGCCACCTTTGACTCTTCCCAAGCCTTCTTTTATTCCTCAGGAGGTTAAAATTTGCATTGAAGGTCGATCCAACGTAGGAAAGTAA